One window from the genome of uncultured Fretibacterium sp. encodes:
- a CDS encoding DUF4491 family protein, which translates to MRLARNAVPHDRFLGVEDRGRRTGEGGESIFNWSGILIGLASFIVIGVLHPVVIKCEYYFSDRVWPVFLAGGLAFCAASLLVEHPLLSSVLGVVGFSLLWSIRELKQQTRRVEKGWFPKKPKRAPKE; encoded by the coding sequence ATGCGTCTGGCAAGGAACGCCGTGCCCCATGACCGGTTCCTTGGTGTCGAGGATCGAGGGAGACGCACCGGAGAAGGGGGTGAGAGCATATTCAACTGGTCTGGAATCCTCATCGGGCTGGCCTCCTTCATCGTCATCGGCGTCCTTCATCCCGTCGTCATCAAGTGCGAGTATTACTTTTCCGACAGGGTATGGCCGGTTTTCCTGGCGGGTGGCCTCGCCTTCTGCGCCGCCTCCCTGCTCGTGGAGCATCCCCTGCTCTCCTCCGTCCTGGGAGTCGTGGGCTTTTCCCTGCTTTGGAGCATCCGCGAGCTGAAGCAGCAGACCCGACGCGTCGAGAAGGGGTGGTTTCCCAAAAAACCCAAACGCGCGCCGAAGGAATGA